The Papio anubis isolate 15944 chromosome 5, Panubis1.0, whole genome shotgun sequence genome has a segment encoding these proteins:
- the FAM151B gene encoding protein FAM151B isoform X4 — protein MIEADVLLPSDGSEHSQPIMAHPPETNSDNTLQEWLTEVTKSNKGIKLDFKSLAAVEPSMMLLENVKRHLKRPVWINADILPGPNGNSKVIDAKPFLDTVTFFFPDVTFSLGWTTGWHPEKVNEGYSWTMVKEMEYICNELSQPVTFPVRAALVRQSCSQLLWLLKQSSSLVIRKYSGGYRPEGQLLYYHHAASRSGSQHWYNSTIQSTDPIQILPTIATIPLFLF, from the exons ATGATAGAGGCTGATGTCCTTCTTCCAAGTGATGGATCAGAACACAGCCAGCCAATTATGGCCCATCCCCCTGAAACAAACAGTGATAATACTCTACAGGAGTGGCTGACTGAAGTTACGAAAAGCAATAAAGGCATCAAGCTGGATTTCAAAAG TCTGGCAGCTGTAGAACCATCCATGATGCTCTTGGAAAATGTGAAGAGGCATCTGAAGCGCCCTGTATGGATTAATGCCGATATTCTTCCTGGTCCAAATGGAAATAGCAAAGTAATAGATGCAAAACCATTTTTAGACACCGTGACATTCTTCTTTCCAGACGTGACGTTTTCCCTGGGTTGGACAACAGGATGGCATCCTGAGAAAGTCAATGAAG ggTACAGTTGGACAATGGTGAAAGAGATGGAATATATATGTAATGAATTAAGTCAGCCTGTAACGTTCCCTGTCAGAGCAGCATTAGTCAGGCAGTCTTGTTCTCAGTTACTTTGGCTGTTAAAGCAATCAAGCAG CCTCGTTATCCGTAAGTACTCCGGAGGATACCGCCCCGAAGGACAGCTTCTGTATTACCATCATGCAGCCTCCCGGTCAGGAAGTCAGCATTGGTACAACAGTACCATCCAGTCCACAGACCCCATTCAGATTCTGCCAACCATTGCAACAAtacctcttttcctcttctga